The following proteins are encoded in a genomic region of Streptomyces sp. NBC_01723:
- the ureA gene encoding urease subunit gamma, whose translation MRLTPTERDRLLLFGAAELARARRNRGLRLNVPEATALIADTVCEAARDGARLAEAVERARSVLGPDDVLPGVADVVTEVHVEAVFDDGSRLAVVSAPIGGGGLGPAGPGALLPGPDHAEPEAALRLPVTNSATVPVSVTSHFHFFEANPRLDFDRERAYGMRLAVPAGSSVRFGPGESAEVGLVPIGGRRVAIGFAGLVDGPLDAPGAKEEALRRAAACGYLGVPPVADGSPEGGVR comes from the coding sequence GTGAGACTGACCCCCACGGAACGTGACCGGCTGCTGCTCTTCGGGGCGGCCGAGCTGGCCCGGGCCCGTCGGAACCGCGGGCTCCGGCTGAACGTGCCGGAGGCGACCGCGCTGATCGCGGACACCGTGTGCGAGGCCGCTCGCGACGGTGCCCGTCTCGCCGAGGCCGTCGAGCGGGCCCGGTCCGTGCTCGGCCCGGACGACGTGCTGCCAGGCGTCGCGGACGTGGTCACCGAGGTCCATGTGGAGGCCGTCTTCGACGACGGCTCCCGGCTCGCGGTCGTCTCCGCCCCGATCGGGGGCGGGGGACTGGGCCCGGCGGGCCCGGGGGCCCTGCTGCCGGGTCCCGACCACGCCGAACCCGAGGCGGCGCTCCGGCTGCCGGTCACCAACAGCGCGACCGTGCCGGTCTCCGTGACCTCCCACTTCCACTTCTTCGAGGCCAACCCGCGCCTGGACTTCGACCGCGAGCGGGCCTACGGCATGCGTCTCGCCGTCCCCGCCGGGTCCTCGGTCCGCTTCGGGCCCGGCGAGAGCGCCGAGGTCGGCCTGGTGCCCATCGGCGGGCGGCGGGTCGCGATCGGGTTCGCCGGACTGGTCGACGGGCCGCTGGACGCGCCGGGCGCCAAGGAGGAGGCCCTGCGGCGGGCGGCGGCCTGCGGATACCTGGGCGTGCCCCCCGTAGCAGACGGATCACCGGAAGGAGGCGTGCGATGA